A DNA window from Anaerocolumna sp. AGMB13020 contains the following coding sequences:
- a CDS encoding four-carbon acid sugar kinase family protein yields the protein MTDVENKYQHNEYKSSKIADLLRQEIESNKLKIIVLDDDPTGVQAVHDVFVYTDWNYESILEGFLSEDMLFYILTNSRAMTEQQTTKVHIEIAKNIIRAAKETGMNFQIISRGDSTLRGHYPLETFLLKEELEKGLAIKVDGEILIPFFKAGGRYTIDNIHYVRYEEELIPAADTEFARDKTFGYTSSNLCEYIEEKTGGAYLAESVKSVSLDQLRGAELEVIKETLLGVEGFGKVIVNAIDTGCLETFCVAFYRAIKGGRHYLFRTAADFIKVIGGIADQPLLRKEDMITVPVKRGGIVVIGSHTEKTTAQLEALKDMEELEFLEFNSDLVLEDRLEEEVERVTARSKALIEEGKTVVTYTKRRLLTLDKDTKEKALLRSVKISESVLKLVSELGTVPGFVIAKGGITSSDIGVRALKVRKAYVLGQIQPGIPVWKTDENSRFPGIPYIIFPGNVGEKQTLKKILQELI from the coding sequence ATGACAGATGTTGAAAATAAATATCAGCATAATGAATATAAGAGCAGTAAAATAGCAGATTTACTGAGACAGGAAATTGAGAGTAATAAGCTGAAGATAATAGTATTGGATGACGATCCAACTGGTGTACAGGCGGTTCATGATGTATTTGTATATACGGATTGGAATTATGAAAGTATCCTTGAAGGATTTTTAAGTGAGGATATGCTGTTCTATATTCTGACCAATTCCCGGGCTATGACAGAGCAGCAGACCACGAAGGTACATATTGAAATTGCAAAGAACATTATAAGAGCCGCCAAAGAAACAGGAATGAATTTTCAGATTATCAGCCGGGGTGACTCTACCTTAAGAGGCCATTATCCTCTTGAAACCTTTCTTCTGAAAGAAGAGCTGGAAAAGGGACTGGCAATTAAGGTGGATGGAGAGATTTTGATTCCCTTTTTTAAAGCAGGCGGAAGGTATACCATCGATAACATTCATTATGTCAGATATGAAGAAGAGCTTATACCCGCAGCTGATACAGAATTTGCCAGAGATAAAACCTTTGGTTATACAAGTTCAAATCTCTGTGAATATATCGAAGAGAAGACAGGCGGTGCTTACCTTGCAGAATCAGTGAAATCTGTCAGCTTAGACCAACTTCGAGGTGCCGAGCTGGAGGTTATTAAGGAGACACTCCTTGGTGTAGAAGGTTTTGGAAAGGTCATAGTTAATGCCATAGATACAGGCTGCCTGGAAACTTTCTGCGTTGCCTTTTACCGTGCAATAAAGGGTGGCAGACATTATCTGTTTCGAACTGCCGCTGATTTTATAAAGGTTATAGGCGGAATAGCAGATCAGCCTTTGCTCCGAAAAGAGGATATGATTACGGTGCCTGTAAAACGAGGCGGTATTGTGGTTATAGGCTCCCATACAGAGAAGACAACCGCACAGCTGGAAGCTTTAAAAGATATGGAGGAGCTGGAATTTCTGGAATTTAATTCTGACCTGGTATTGGAGGACAGGCTGGAGGAAGAGGTAGAACGGGTTACAGCACGCAGTAAGGCACTGATAGAGGAAGGTAAAACAGTTGTTACCTATACCAAACGCAGGTTGCTGACTCTTGATAAGGATACGAAAGAAAAGGCGCTTTTGCGATCTGTTAAGATATCTGAGTCGGTGCTTAAGTTGGTATCTGAACTAGGTACAGTTCCGGGATTCGTTATTGCAAAAGGTGGAATTACATCAAGTGATATCGGAGTGAGAGCCTTAAAGGTTCGAAAGGCATATGTATTAGGTCAGATTCAGCCGGGAATTCCTGTTTGGAAAACAGATGAAAACAGCCGATTTCCGGGAATACCCTATATCATTTTTCCGGGAAATGTTGGTGAGAAACAGACCCTAAAGAAAATCTTACAAGAATTAATTTAG